ATGTCAAAAACAGGGTGGCCAAATGGTGAAATGTCAGTTTCTCATGTCAGCGAGAATCATGCGAATGGTGAATACTCGGCTAAACCGCGTCGGCAAAGCGTCGAGAAGATTGGGTCTGAAATCTCGTTCCAGTCTCTTAGTTGCTTTTCCGCCGCATGGTTTTATCTTGCAAGAAACTTAAATAAGAGCCTGCTGACAGACTCTTCGGTTCCTATAACGCAAAAATATGTAAGTTGAAAAGAAATAGAGAATATCCAAAGCGCCTCTTTCTTGTTGGTGCCGTGGGCACAGCGCTACGCTAACTAATTTACGAAACGAGACAGACGTCCCTCTAACTTAAAGCTAAACAGTGGAATACGTAACCATCATCGGGATACGCTTTTTTTCCGACTACTGGTATCCAACGTCTCTTTGAGAGATCCAGTACTTCTACTTCCTGAAATAGTTTTAACAGATGAAGTTTTCTCTGAAGATGATTTGGTAGAAGCTCTTACTGAGCTGCCGCTCAGCTTTCTCTCCGATGATCTGGAGACATAACTTCTTCTAGTGCTTAATCTGTAAGATGAAGACCTATTTAAAACCCGTGGTGACTGCGTCTCCTTGCATAACAGTCTATGTGCCATAAAGCGCAATGTTCGGATCATTTCATTGTTCCGGCTTGCATAAACCAGCGGGTTGAGGGCGCTGTTGCTATAGTGACAGAATTTGGCAAATTGAAGCAAACGTGCTGTCCATTCCGTGGCTGGGAGGTATTGTGGGCAATAAGTGCCAATCAGTGTCAAGACAAACAATGGTAACCAAGCAACAACAAAGAGGCCAGCGATGACTGCAAGAGTCACCGATAATCGCAAATCCTTTTTGTAGGCTTTTCTTTCAGATCGATGCTTCGCAATCGGTTGGCAACGTGCGTAACGGTAAATTAAGAAGTATGAGATGAAAATTGTGACAAAAGGAATAAAAAAGCATGTCGTTGTCATAATTAGTGTGTAAATATCTTGCCATCGTCTAAACTGCACTGGCTGCAAGGAAGCTATGGTGACCGAATAAAGCCACGGGACAGCGAACATGACATAATATACTTTCTTCGATAATGTTCTGTGATGTAACGGTCGCACGATTGCATGACATCTTTCGATGCTGAGAGCGGTAAGTTGAAGAATAGATGCACTGCCAATGAAGATGTCAAATGTGATGTAAGACTGATACGTGACAAAGCTAACTGGAATTCGTTTTTGCAGTGATATGGTGATGTTCAGCCAGCACGGAATGGATACAAAACCAACCAGAATATCACTTACAGCCAAGCCAATTATAAGTTTATTGGTCGCGGTCCTGAGTCTTTCGTTAATCGAAAATGCAACCAGAACAAGTCCATTTCCTGATACTACGGTAAACAACAAAAACGCATAAAGAGAGACCACTATTGCCAACTCTTCTGTTACAATCTTATCCAAGAAACTTGTGGAGTTTTCCATCTTCGTGTTGTTTCCTAAACCCATTTGAGATTGAAAAGTGAAGGTGTAGATCAGGGTCTAGTTTTCTCTTGTCTGGCCTCTTGCCAAATGCCAAAAATCACATTGAACCTCAAAGCTGTAGATGCTAATTGTTACCCACTTTCGTACAAATTGCCAGTCTCGAAGGGActtttcctttgtctttttAACTCTCAGCCAGCATGCAAGATCGAGATACTAATTATTATAGTGGACGAATTCCCCAGAGAGCTATCACTAAGGACCTGAATTTGAAAAACGACAACGAAGTTAGTAAGATGTATTATCTTAGTTTATTTAGTAAAGGGAAGGAAAAATAAGTgggaatgaataataaaatgaaTATATGATTAAAATAGAGTGAAGGAGGGTTGGATGGATGGATAGAGGGAGGTAAGAAGGCTGGAAAGAACTTGAAGGTAGGTAGAATGGAAGGAAGGACAGAACAAAGAAGCTTAAGGAACAAACGAACGCACAATGGACAGATAAACGACAAACGAGCAAACGAAAGAATGACTTCGGCCTTGAAGAGACAATCTTCTCAGAGTGACAAGCTAAGAGCACAATGGCTGGTTACGATACTGAATGAAATACACGCAAATAGTTCATGTCTACAACGAGATATCATTATAGATCATTTCATTCAGGTACTTGTTCAAGGTTACCGTAAATGAAGTAGTGAGTACGGGAGGACTTTCCAATGCACTTGGCATGCATGGGATGACTCTAATTAAGTAGCCGCTTACGAGAGATGGCAAGAAAAGGACGTTGGACTGAAATTCAAAGACGAATTTCGTCGCATTTGGCTCAAATAGCGAGCTCTGATTCCCCGGTCAGGATCCCAAAAATCAATTGTACTTTGTTTTGGCCTTGAAATCTTCACAGTTTCACCTTCGGTAACTACTTTTTTCTTGATTAGTTTCTCCTGGTTGGGATATTTGTCTAAGGTGTTAGTTTATCTCAAGTTTTTTCCACgacaaaacaaattttacaGATAAAAATGGTCGGCAGAAAGAATTAATTGTGAATCAATAAAAGGCAGAGAATCAGCTTAAATTATGCTAAATAATTAAATACTTTTCTATGGTAGACTTTCGTTTTCCGGCAGTGAGTATGCTTCTTGTGATTGATATATACAGAAAAGCTTGGTTTCACTTTTATGGTAGCATCGGCTTCCTTTAAAAAATACTTGAATTTTCTTTTATGTAAGACAGTGATTGCAATCGTCTTTACAAATGCTGAATGCTAAAAATGCTATTTCTGATCTCGCTTATAAAACTTAAATGAAATATTACGACTAAACTGTGATAAAGATTGGGTCACTTTGCTGCTATTTGTCCCGCACACAAGGTCATTCATGTAAGTGAATATCCCGCAAGTTCATATAGATAGTTATCGGAAATAAGTGGAGTTAATTCTGCAGTCCCGCCGGGTTACTTTTGTAACAATTCCATACACTAGCTCCATTCACTGACATGAAAACGAAGTTGCAAATTGAACGGTGTCAAAAAGTACtatattaataattaaaacaGCTGATCGATGTCATCAGGAAACAAATTCTTGATAATCTAGACACGAAATAATTCTTAAAGTTCCGTTTTTGCTTAGTACTACAAGAGTGCATAAGAGGGATGTATGATGACAGAGATTCTTGTTTCTTTCGAAACTTTGCGAGGCTGTGATTATTTGTTGGGACTAAAATACTTAAATTTTCCATGAAATTGGAGTtactttaattatttattatgcATACCATTAACGGTCGCAAAGGGTTGTGGCTTTTGCGtttaattgttaataatttggGTTTCTTATACTATTACGATTGATTTTTCCAATTACCTTcaatattttcattatttttaaagATTAAACTGAGATTAATATTAATGCCTTGAGTAATAACATATCCATAGTCTACTGTCTACTTTTTTTGACTGAAGGGAAACCACCTTTTTTGTCCTTAAGCCATGCAATGAGACTCTGACGCATGTCACTTATTGGTACTGGAAAATTCGAAGTTTTACGATCAATGTTTTTCGTGGGTAGCGGCGAACCCCTTTTGAGAGGCACAGTACATTTCATCTAAACTATAGCctttggtttgaaaaaaaatattgttcttgCTTTATTGCCAAAGATGCATTGCATAATCTGCTCTCACTGATGACTAACGAGATCAGTCCTGAAATAACGGTGTCTTACCGAACACGCTCGATACTCCGTTTTCGCTTAAAGAATGGAGGGatctaaaatttaattttgccGAAAATTGTTCAGTCGTGCTTATTTACTTGCTATATCTTTCACACTGTCGGGCTCGCAAGATTGCTTGTTTTGCATTCCATTAGTCCGGGCTCAGTCatagttttgttgttttcgcaCTTATTTCAAGTCTACTTACTTTTTTTGTAAGAAGCTTTCTCTGAGGAGCACCTTGAAGTTATTGATGAAGAAAAAGCATCGACAACTTGGGGAAACCAAAGGGTCCACCTTTAAATCCACAAAAGCGAAAACTTGCTCTGCTATTTATTGCTCTGTCTTATTGGCGAACGTGACTGAAGACTTTTGCTTGAAAACTTTAtcttttgtttaaatacttAATTGATGCATACATTTTACGAAGAAAGTTTCCTCGATGTTTCCAGATCTTCCGTCCGAGATAATTTGCTTTGAGGGAAGATTTTTCATGAGATATTTATACTTCCAATTAACAGTTTTCCCACGAGCCTAACAATAACCAATTAAGCAAAGATGAATGATAATTTTCTTTTCTGGTACGTTTTCATATTTTGTCGTCGTCAAAACGCCGAAAACGGAATCTTTCCTTAAAAATATGGTTTAAAAGTAGAGACCTATGCAGTCCTTAAATTGAACAGGTGAAAACATGGAAACGTAACAAAAGCGTGCTCCATCATGATATGTTATCTATTTAACACCTAAAGGAAAGTAACTttgtaaaaggaaaggaaagtaactttgtttaagtgtctaatcgttcgagcgctggagcactaattggggacactgtaaactgaaattagcaattaacacaaatccagtcaaatgttggtttttgaggagaggggaaaccggagaacccggagtaAACCTCTCGGCGCAGaatagagaagcaacaaactcaactcaaatatgacaccgagtctgggaatcgaacccgggccacgttggtgagaggcgagtgctgtcaccactgcgccatccctggaGCAGGCAAAGGTCTCAGTAGTTCAGTGTCACATCATTGTTACTTTCGGAAACCCTATACATCCAAAGCACAAAATATAAGTGGAACTAGATGATCCCCGGGCCAACGGAATGGGAAACGTTTACAGCCGATAATACATGGGCTCAAATTATTTGAAATAGAGAAATGATATT
The sequence above is a segment of the Montipora foliosa isolate CH-2021 chromosome 2, ASM3666993v2, whole genome shotgun sequence genome. Coding sequences within it:
- the LOC137988568 gene encoding histamine H2 receptor-like, with amino-acid sequence MGLGNNTKMENSTSFLDKIVTEELAIVVSLYAFLLFTVVSGNGLVLVAFSINERLRTATNKLIIGLAVSDILVGFVSIPCWLNITISLQKRIPVSFVTYQSYITFDIFIGSASILQLTALSIERCHAIVRPLHHRTLSKKVYYVMFAVPWLYSVTIASLQPVQFRRWQDIYTLIMTTTCFFIPFVTIFISYFLIYRYARCQPIAKHRSERKAYKKDLRLSVTLAVIAGLFVVAWLPLFVLTLIGTYCPQYLPATEWTARLLQFAKFCHYSNSALNPLVYASRNNEMIRTLRFMAHRLLCKETQSPRVLNRSSSYRLSTRRSYVSRSSERKLSGSSVRASTKSSSEKTSSVKTISGSRSTGSLKETLDTSSRKKSVSR